One stretch of Candida orthopsilosis Co 90-125, chromosome 3 draft sequence DNA includes these proteins:
- a CDS encoding Tor1 protein (protein similar to TOR family phosphatidylinositol kinases): MSTATSVHPQVVDGLALTEIFHGLTSSSEEERLRYAQELFNYLSSIARDLTSEQFNRYNNDINKTIFDLLHRDKTSEVLGGIAALNTLIEFDSGVGKENASKTARFSNYLGSLILSNDLVIMRQATRTLGRLATLGGNLTGDFVDYEAKRAIEWLQSDSRQHENRRHAAILIITALADYAPTLLYSLTSQIFENLWSPLRDYKLIIRLDAAVALQKCMSILYNRDPTARSFWIRKLIDLASEILSQNNGGYEGGDNQSSYNLVHSNSQSTENIHGSLLVYRELLQYHNDPFIVSRFEVMYENTILYKHHKSPIIRQELANVIPLLCKVNTELFVEKYLHRTFYYYLSQLKKYKNQHGEVANSDKSAIFRSIGLISLQVGNQTATYLDAILDNIREGLAYTSSSGVQSILANATAQNENLNVISANIASLSSGSKYTASRKETEPAIFDCIGKLSIAVGPALTKHLQRDILDMMFANCSLSKHMQDVLQTLITNIPTLTNVINEKLLNLLSLVLSGRGFQPPGSPYGTIKVKQNLAKNCRLIMISRDTGMSINSIKSDPKRYEKLDNAIIVQALEMLAAFEFENYQLNEFVRFCTITYLESESPRVRLTATRTSCEIFVKDPICSQVSINALNAVNEVLGKLLAISITDPVLEIRIAGLDAISNAGNFDPQLSQADNVRLLFIALNDEIFEVRRIAMKILGRLSSINPAYIAPFLRKTLIQLLSKLEYSTTSRKKEETAMLLSTLISSSKELTRPYVKPIVEALLPRAKDASSSVASSAIKCLGDLAVVGGEDLKPFIPSVMPLILETFQDQSSSYKRDVALKTLGQLSSSSGYVIQPLLDYPQLLGMLVAILKSDNSIQIRRETVRLLGILGALDPYKHREVEQSSKSIPAEQNAPPVDVALLMQGMSPSNEEYYPTVAITNLMKILKDPSLSVHHTKVIQSIMYIFQTLGLRCVTFLPQIIPGIINGMHTCQQSMLKFYFQQLGDIILIVKQHIRPFLDDIFKVIKEFFYVNTQLNLQVTIINVIQSVSRALEGEFKMYLSDVLTLLLGVFEDDKSAKKVSSLHVLKSFVIFGQNIEEFVDIIVPTVVKMFEVGPLELRKAAIDTVGKLSRNVMLNDMSSRIIHPILRLLNSGPEELRGPCINTLNHMLLQLGSEFAVFVPIIQKTLMQNKIQAPKFEQLVGKLLNGDPLPLYLDSYKDYDRGVYNAEDSEMPSKKLPVNQAVLKAAWDASQRRTKEDWQEWIGRLSKELLLQSPSHAIRACAGLAADYYPLAKDLFNASFASCWSELYSQHKEELVQSFCIALSSPTNPPEIHQILLNLAEFMEHDDKSLPIAISTLGQYAQRSHAFAKALHYKELEFYEEPTTPTIESLISINNQLQQSDAAIGILKHAQLHHDLQLKETWYEKLHRWDDALKAYNEREKTEPDNMEITMGKMRCFHALGEWEQLSELARAKWDNSSSDIKRNVAPLAAAAAWGLGQWDRMDSCIKVMKAASPDKAFFNAILSLHRNNFEDASEHISKARDLLVTEITALVSESYSSAYGVVVRVQMLAELEEIIKYKCLPQGSEKRAVMRKTWNTRLLGCQRNVDIWQRMLKVRALVIKPKQDMDMWIKFANLCRKSGRLNLAEKSLNLLLEEGTPDNPSRAPPQVVYAQLKYMWAKGQRPEALRHLVDFTTRMSQDLGLNPNDLITQPLPTEGPGVPKHVEEYTRLLARCFLKQGEWQIALNNNWRSETSEIILGAYLLATHFDSKWYKAWHNWALANFEVISLYTSQKEASNKMETLNEGERVDGGDEGALQRRASKSEQFPQNNQITNLDIPMEAVQRHVIPSIKGFFHSIALSNSNSLQDMLRLLTLWFKFGGIPEAAQAMTEGFNMVKIDNWLEVVPQLISRIHQPNEVVSRSLFGLLTDLGKAHPQALVYPLTVAITSESASRKKAAQSIIEKMRFHSASLVDQAEIVSTELIRVAVLWHEQWYEGLEDASRLFFGERNTSKMYEVLEPLHRMLQKGPETMREQAFANAFGRELADAFEWVLNFRRTKDMTNLNQAWDIYYNVFRRITRQLPQLVTLELQFVSPLLDKARDLELVVPGTYEAGKPVIRIMKFDPTISVISSKQRPRKLSCRGSNGKDYQYLLKGHEDIRQDNLVMQLFGLVNTLLVNDPECFKRHLDIQRYPAIPLSPKVGLLGWVPNSDTFHMLIKGYRESRNIMLNIEHRLLLQMAPDYDILTLLQKVEVFASALDNTRGQDLYKVLWLKSKSSEAWLDRRTTYTRSLAVMSMVGYILGLGDRHPSNLMLDRITGKVIHIDFGDCFEAAILREKYPEKVPFRLTRMLNYAMEVSGIEGSFRITCEHVMRVLRDNKESLMAILEAFAYDPLINWGFDFPTRVLAETTGIKVPQINIGELLRTGQIDENEAVRLQKQNELEIRNARAGLVLKRITDKLTGNDIKRLKGLDVPTQVDKLIQQATSVENLCQHYIGWCSFW; encoded by the coding sequence ATGTCAACTGCAACATCTGTCCATCCCCAAGTTGTGGATGGGTTAGCATTAACAGAGATATTCCATGGGTTAACCTCGAGttcagaagaagagagaCTCAGGTATGCACAGGAACTATTCAATTATTTATCATCGATAGCTCGGGATTTGACAAGTGAACAATTCAATAGATACAATAATGACATTAATAAAACCATTTTTGACCTTTTACATAGAGATAAGACTTCTGAGGTTTTGGGTGGGATAGCTGCTCTCAATACATTGATTGAGTTTGACTCAGGTGTTGGCAAAGAAAATGCTAGTAAGACAGCGAGATTCTCCAATTACCTTGGttctttgattttatcCAACGACTTGGTGATTATGAGACAGGCTACAAGAACTTTAGGGAGGTTGGCTACCCTTGGTGGAAATTTGACGGGAGATTTTGTGGATTATGAAGCAAAAAGGGCAATCGAGTGGCTCCAAAGCGACAGCAGGCAGCACGAAAATCGAAGACATGCTGCAATATTAATAATTACTGCATTGGCGGATTATGCGCCAACATTGCTTTACTCATTGACCAGCCAGATTTTCGAAAATTTGTGGTCCCCATTACGTGATTATAAACTTATTATTAGATTAGATGCAGCAGTGGCATTGCAGAAATGTATGCTGATACTTTACAATAGGGATCCTACAGCACGGCTGTTTTGGATTaggaaattgattgatctTGCATCGGAGATTTTGAGTCAAAACAATGGTGGCTATGAGGGTGGTGACAACCAGAGCTCATACAATTTAGTCCATTCCAATTCTCAATCAACCGAGAACATACATGGATCATTGCTCGTGTACAGAGAGTTGCTACAATACCACAACGATCCATTCATTGTGTCACGCTTCGAAGTCATGTACGAAAATACAATATTATACAAACATCATAAACTGCCGATTATAAGACAAGAATTAGCGAACGTCATCCCCTTGTTGTGCAAAGTCAACACTGAgctttttgttgaaaaataccTTCATCGTACCTTTTATTACTATTTGTCtcagttgaaaaagtacaaaaacCAGCATGGCGAAGTTGCTAACTCTGATAAAAGTGCCATATTCCGAAGCATTGGTTTAATATCATTGCAAGTTGGCAATCAAACAGCAACATATTTAGATGCAATTTTGGACAACATTAGAGAGGGGTTGGCATATACCTCAAGTTCAGGCGTTCAACTGATTTTGGCAAATGCAACGGcacaaaatgaaaatcTAAATGTGATTTCGGCAAACATTgcttcattatcatcagGATCCAAATACACAGCGAGTAGGAAAGAGACAGAGCCAGCAATATTTGACTGCATAGGAAAATTATCTATAGCAGTCGGTCCTGCTTTAACCAAGCACTTGCAACGAGACATTTTGGATATGATGTTTGCCAACTGTTCCCTCTCCAAGCACATGCAGGATGTCTTGCAGACGTTGATTACTAACATACCAACATTGACCAATGTGATAAATGAGAAGctattgaatttattgagTTTGGTTTTATCCGGTAGAGGTTTCCAACCTCCTGGTTCTCCTTATGGGACAATAAAGgttaaacaaaatttggcaaagaaTTGTCGTCTCATCATGATTTCGAGAGACACAGGTATGAGTATTAACTCCATCAAATCCGATCCTAAGCgatatgaaaaattggataaCGCTATTATAGTCCAGGCTTTGGAGATGTTAGCTGcgtttgaatttgaaaattatcaattgaatgagtTTGTACGATTCTGTACCATCACGTACCTTGAAAGTGAGAGTCCGAGGGTAAGGCTCACTGCGACACGTACTTCTTGTGAAATCTTTGTCAAAGATCCCATTTGTCTGCAAGTGAGTATCAATGCATTAAATGCTGTAAATGAAGTATTGGGAAAGCTTTTAGCTATATCAATTACAGACCCTGTACTCGAAATTAGAATTGCTGGTCTCGACGCTATTTCAAACGCAGGCAATTTCGACCCTCAATTATCTCAGGCTGATAATGTAAGGCTACTTTTCATTGCCttgaatgatgaaatcTTTGAGGTTAGGAGAATTGCAATGAAGATTTTGGGGAGATTGTCTTCTATTAATCCAGCTTATATTGCACCTTTTTTGAGAAAAACACTAATTCAACTCTTGTCGAAACTTGAGTATTCTACGACAAGCCGAAAGAAGGAGGAAACTGCTATGCTATTGTCCACACTTATCAGTAGCTCAAAAGAGTTGACTAGACCATACGTTAAACCTATTGTTGAAGCATTATTACCAAGAGCTAAAGACGCTAGCTCATCGGTTGCATCAAGTGCAATCAAATGTCTTGGAGATCTCgctgttgttggtggagAAGATTTAAAGCCATTCATACCCAGTGTGATGCCCTTGATTCTTGAAACATTCCAAGATCAGAGCTCCTCGTACAAGAGAGACGTTGCTTTGAAAACTTTGGGACAGttgtcttcttcttctggCTACGTTATCCAGCCACTACTTGATTATCCACAGCTTCTTGGTATGTTAGTTGCTATCTTGAAGTCCGATAACTCCATACAAATTCGAAGGGAGACAGTTCGACTTTTGGGTATATTGGGAGCCTTAGACCCATACAAGCATAGAGAAGTTGAGCAAAGTTCGAAGAGCATACCGGCAGAGCAGAATGCACCACCAGTTGACGTTGCATTGCTTATGCAGGGCATGTCACCCTCGAATGAAGAGTACTACCCAACGGTGGCGATcacaaatttgatgaaaatctTAAAAGATCCTTCGTTAAGTGTACATCATACAAAGGTGATTCAATCCATCATGTATATTTTCCAAACACTAGGCCTCAGATGTGTGACATTCTTACCTCAGATTATACCTGGGATCATCAACGGTATGCACACATGCCAACAATCGATGCTCAAATTTTATTTCCAGCAGTTGGGAGATATTATCCTAATTGTCAAACAACATATAAGACCATTTTTAGACGACATTTTCAAGGTAATTAAGGAGTTCTTTTATGTCAACACACAGTTGAACTTGCAGGttaccatcatcaatgttATTCAATCTGTATCAAGAGCATTGGAAGGGGAGTTTAAAATGTACCTATCAGATGTTCTCACATTACTACTCGGAGtgtttgaagatgataaatCTGCAAAGAAAGTGTCTTCACTACATGTTTTGAAGAGCTTTGTCATCTTCGGGCAGAATATAGAGGAATTCGTGGATATCATTGTTCCCACAGTAGTAAAAATGTTTGAGGTTGGGCCATTGGAACTTCGCAAAGCCGCAATAGATACAGTTGGAAAACTATCGAGGAATGTGATGTTGAATGACATGTCTTCGAGAATTATTCACCCTATCTTGAGGTTATTGAACCTGGGTCCCGAAGAATTGAGGGGACCCTGTATAAATACATTGAATCATATGCTTCTTCAATTAGGTTCAGAATTTGCAGTTTTTGTACCAATAATTCAAAAGACGTTGATGCAAAATAAGATTCAAGCACCCAAGTTTGAGCAGCTTGTCGGCAAGCTTTTGAATGGAGATCCATTACCATTATACTTGGACCTGTATAAGGACTACGACCGCGGAGTGTATAATGCGGAGGACTCTGAAATGCCCCTGAAGAAACTTCCTGTCAACCAAGCTGTATTGAAAGCAGCTTGGGACGCAAGCCAACGAAGAACCAAAGAAGACTGGCAAGAGTGGATTGGACGATTGAGTAAGGAGTTGCTATTACAAAGTCCATCTCATGCAATTAGAGCCTGCGCGGGTCTCGCAGCTGATTATTATCCATTGGCAAAGGACTTGTTCAATGCAAGCTTTGCCAGTTGTTGGAGTGAGTTATATTCGCAGCACAAAGAGGAGCTAGTTCAATCCTTTTGTATCGCTCTCTCATCTCCTACAAACCCACCagaaattcatcaaatattACTCAATTTGGCAGAGTTTATGGAGCATGATGATAAATCTCTTCCCATTGCTATATCTACTTTAGGACAATATGCGCAGCGGAGTCACGCTTTTGCAAAAGCGCTACATTACAAAGAGTTGGAATTTTATGAAGAGCCTACAACACCAACTATTGAATCCTTAATaagcatcaacaatcaacttcaacaatcGGATGCAGCCATTGGTATTTTGAAGCATGCTCAATTACATCACGATCTTCAGCTCAAGGAGACTTGGTACGAAAAGCTTCATCGTTGGGATGATGCGTTGAAAGCATACAACGAAAGAGAAAAAACTGAACCTGATAACATGGAAATTACCATGGGTAAGATGAGATGTTTCCATGCTTTGGGAGAGTGGGAACAATTGTCCGAGTTGGCTCGTGCTAAGTGGGACAACTCTTCAAGTGACATTAAACGAAACGTAGCACCATTAGCTGCTGCCGCCGCGTGGGGATTAGGTCAATGGGATAGAATGGATTCTTGTATCAAAGTAATGAAGGCTGCTTCACCAGACAAGGCCTTCTTCAATGCGATCTTGAGCTTACATAGGAACAATTTTGAGGACGCTTCAGAACACATACTGAAAGCCCGTGACCTTTTGGTTACAGAGATTACTGCTCTTGTTAGTGAAAGTTACAGCAGTGCCTACGGTGTTGTAGTTCGGGTTCAGATGTTAGCCGAGTTGGAGGAAATCATTAAATACAAATGCTTGCCACAAGGATCTGAGAAAAGGGCAGTCATGCGTAAGACATGGAACACTAGGCTACTTGGTTGTCAGAGAAATGTTGATATATGGCAACGTATGCTAAAGGTTAGAGCTTTGGTGATAAAGCCAAAACAAGATATGGATATGTGGATCAAGTTTGCTAACCTTTGTAGAAAGTCGGGCAGGTTGAATTTGGCTGAAAAGTCTTTGAATTTACTATTGGAAGAGGGAACTCCTGATAATCCTTCACGCGCACCACCACAAGTTGTGTATGCTCAGTTGAAATACATGTGGGCAAAAGGGCAAAGGCCTGAGGCCTTGCGGcatttggttgatttcaCCACCAGAATGTCTCAAGATCTAGGTCTAAATccaaatgatttgattacCCAACCATTACCAACAGAAGGACCGGGAGTTCCGAAGCACGTTGAAGAATACACCAGACTCTTAGCTAGGTGCTTTTTAAAACAAGGTGAATGGCAGATAGCTTTGAATAATAATTGGCGATCAGAAACGTCCGAAATCATTCTCGGTGCCTATTTGTTGGCAACACATTTTGACAGCAAATGGTACAAAGCTTGGCATAATTGGGCGCTAGCAAATTTTGAGGTCATTTCGTTGTACACAAGTCAAAAGGAGGCTAGCAATAAAATGGAGACTTTGAATGAGGGAGAAAGAGTTGACGGTGGTGATGAAGGTGCTTTGCAGCGGAGAGCTTCGAAAAGCGAACAGTTTCCACAAAATAATCAGATTACAAACCTTGATATACCAATGGAAGCAGTTCAGAGGCACGTTATCCCATCTATAAAGGGCTTCTTCCATTCCATTGCATTATCTAACTCAAATTCACTCCAGGATATGCTCCGTTTGCTAACATTGTGGTTCAAATTTGGAGGAATACCCGAGGCTGCTCAAGCCATGACAGAGGGATTCAATATGGTTAAAATTGACAACTGGCTAGAGGTAGTGCCACAACTCATTTCTCGAATCCATCAACCCAACGAAGTGGTAAGTAGATCCTTGTTTGGACTTTTGACAGACTTGGGTAAGGCACATCCTCAGGCATTGGTTTACCCCTTGACAGTGGCGATAACTTCCGAGTCTGCTAGTCGTAAAAAAGCAGCCCAGTCAATAATCGAAAAAATGAGATTTCATTCCGCTAGTTTGGTAGATCAGGCTGAAATTGTGAGTACGGAATTGATTAGAGTTGCCGTCTTGTGGCACGAACAATGGTATGAAGGTTTGGAAGATGCTTCGAGATTGTTCTTTGGTGAGCGTAATACGTCGAAAATGTATGAGGTATTGGAACCCTTACATCGTATGTTACAAAAAGGACCTGAGACTATGAGGGAACAGGCTTTTGCCAATGCGTTTGGAAGGGAGTTGGCGGATGCTTTTGAGTGGGTATTAAACTTCAGAAGAACTAAGGACATGACAAACTTGAATCAGGCTTGGGACATTTATTACAATGTGTTTAGAAGAATCACAAGACAATTACCTCAATTGGTGACTCTCGAGTTGCAATTTGTTTCGCCATTGTTGGATAAAGCTCGAGACTTGGAACTAGTTGTTCCGGGTACTTATGAAGCAGGAAAACCGGTCATACGAATTATGAAATTCGATCCTACAATTTCCGTTATCTCGTCCAAACAGAGGCCAAGAAAGCTTTCCTGCAGAGGAAGCAATGGAAAAGATTATCAATACCTTTTGAAAGGCCATGAAGATATTCGACAGGATAATCTTGTGATGCAGTTGTTTGGCTTGGTCAATACATTATTAGTCAATGATCCTGAGTGTTTCAAGAGACATTTAGACATCCAAAGATACCCAGCAATTCCACTCTCACCTAAAGTTGGTTTACTAGGCTGGGTACCCAATAGTGACACGTTTCATATGCTCATAAAAGGCTATAGAGAGTCTCGAAACATTATGTTGAATATTGAGCATCGTTTATTATTGCAAATGGCGCCGGATTATGATattttgacattgttgCAGAAGGTGGAGGTATTTGCAAGCGCCTTGGATAACACTAGGGGTCAGGATTTGTATAAGGTTTTATggttgaaatcaaaatcatcagaGGCTTGGTTGGACAGAAGGACCACTTACACAAGATCCTTGGCGGTGATGTCGATGGTGGGGTACATCTTGGGTCTTGGTGATAGGCATCCTTCTAATTTGATGCTTGACAGGATCACAGGTAAAGTTATCCATATCgattttggtgattgtTTCGAAGCAGCAATTTTGCGAGAAAAATACCCTGAGAAAGTACCATTTAGATTAACGCGTATGTTGAATTATGCAATGGAAGTGAGCGGAATAGAAGGATCATTCAGAATTACGTGCGAACATGTAATGAGAGTTTTGAGAGACAATAAGGAATCATTGATGGCAATTTTGGAAGCATTCGCATATGATCCTTTGATTAACTGGGGTTTTGATTTCCCCACAAGAGTGTTGGCAGAAACCACGGGAATAAAGGTTCCCCAGATCAACATTGGCGAGTTGTTGAGAACGGGACAGATTGATGAGAACGAAGCAGTTAGACTTCAGAAACAAAACGAATTGGAAATTAGAAACGCAAGAGCAGGTTTGGTTTTAAAGAGGATTACAGATAAGCTTACAGGTAATGACATTAAAAGGCTCAAAGGCTTAGACGTGCCCACTCAAGTTGACAAATTGATACAACAGGCAACGAGTGTAGAAAATTTGTGTCAACATTATATCGGTTGGTGTTCATTTTGGTGA
- a CDS encoding Arp3 protein (protein with Myo5p-dependent localization cortical actin patches at hyphal tip in C. albicans) — translation MSLGTPAVVMDNGTGLTKLGFAGNDAPSFIFPTAIATSSASSKANKTTIRSSNLSSKRGLEDLDFYIGDEALEAASGPQYGLHYPIRHGQIEDWDQMERFWESSIFKYLRCEPEDHYFLLTEPPLNPPENRESTAEIMFESFNCAGLYIAVQAVLALAASWTSPKVQDRSLSGTVIDSGDGVTHVIPVAEGYVIGAAIKNIPLAGRDITLFIQQLLRDRGETDTSLQTAERIKQQFCYVCPDIVQEFTKFDQYPQEKFAQYIVEYTDRNKNKTVDVGYERFLAPEIFFNPEICSSDFLTPLPIVVDQVIQASPIDVRKKLYKNIVLSGGSTMFKDFGKRLQRDLKSIVKERVGLSEKLSGVQSSGVDVQVISHKKQRNAVWFGGSLLAQTSEFKSFCYTKSDYDEYGPSIVRNFSLFSVP, via the coding sequence ATGAGTTTAGGAACCCCAGCAGTTGTAATGGACAATGGTACAGGGTTAACCAAGTTAGGGTTTGCCGGTAACGACGCTCCTTCATTCATTTTCCCAACAGCCATTGCTACATCATCTGCCTCTTCCAAAGCCAACAAAACTACAATCCGTTCGTCGAATTTATCCTCCAAAAGAGGGTTGGaggatttggatttttACATAGGTGACGAAGCACTTGAAGCTGCCAGTGGACCACAATATGGGTTGCATTACCCTATCCGACACGgtcaaattgaagattggGATCAAATGGAGAGGTTTTGGGAAAGTTCGATTTTCAAGTATTTGAGGTGTGAACCAGAGGATCATTACTTTTTATTGACCGAACCTCCATTGAACCCACCCGAAAATAGAGAAAGCACTGCTGAAATTATGTTtgaaagtttcaattgcGCTGGATTGTATATTGCTGTACAAGCAGTCCTAGCATTAGCAGCTTCATGGACATCTCCTAAAGTGCAGGATAGGTCATTGAGTGGAACAGTTATTGACTCTGGTGATGGTGTCACCCATGTTATTCCAGTCGCAGAAGGTTACGTGATAGGTGCCGCTATTAAAAATATACCATTAGCTGGTAGAGATATAACATtgtttattcaacaattgttgagagATAGAGGTGAAACAGACACCAGTTTGCAAACTGCCGAGAGAATCaagcaacaattttgttaCGTTTGTCCTGACATTGTTCAGGAATTCACCAAGTTTGACCAATATCCACAGGAGAAATTTGCCCAgtacattgttgaatacaCTGACAggaacaaaaataaaacgGTTGATGTTGGGTATGAAAGATTCTTAGCACcagaaattttttttaaccCCGAGATTTGCTCGTCTGACTTTCTCACTCCATTGCCTATTGTTGTCGATCAGGTAATACAAGCATCACCAATTGATGTCAGAAAAAAGTTGTACAAGAACATTGTCTTATCTGGTGGATCAACAATGTTTAAAGATTTCGGTAAAAGATTACAAAGAGATTTGAAATCGATAGTCAAGGAGAGGGTTGGTTTGAGTGAAAAGTTGAGTGGAGTTCAAAGCAGTGGGGTGGACGTGCAAGTTATTTCTCAtaagaaacaaagaaatgCAGTTTGGTTTGGAGGAAGCTTGTTAGCTCAAACTTCCGAATTCAAAAGCTTTTGCTACACCAAGAGTGACTACGACGAATATGGACCAAGCATTGTAAGAAATTTCTCCTTGTTCTCTGTGCCTTAA
- a CDS encoding Cct5 T-complex protein 1, epsilon subunit, translating to MAAPPQGMPDLSNAIVAQDEMGRPFIIVRDQGKKQRKHGIEATKSHILAARSVAKIVKSSLGPRGLDKILISQDGDITITNDGATILSQMDLDNQIAKLLVELSRSQDDEIGDGTTGVVVLASALLDQALELIEKGIHPIKIANGFDEACKIAVEQLNQVADEVTIDNKSNLLKAAKTSLGSKIVSKAHDHFAHMAVDAVLAVADIDRRDVDFELIKVEKKVGGSVEDSKLIKGVLLDKDFSHPQMPKEVRNCKIAILTCPFEPPKPKTKHKLDISTVEEFEVLQEYEQKKFQEMIDSVKASGANVVACQWGFDDEANHLLLANGLNAIRWIGGSELELLAIATNGRIVPRFEDLTADKLGKAGVIKELEFGTTKDHMLVIEECSNTKAVTCFIRGSNEMIISEGVRALHDSLCVVRNLIRENSVVYGGGAAEITCSLAVSEAADKQKGIDQYAFRAFAAALDTIPLTLAENSGLDPIETLSYLKAKQVNENNSRLGVDCLGNGTNDMKELFVIDPLIGKKQQLLLATQLTRMILKINDVIISGTDEY from the coding sequence ATGGCAGCACCACCTCAGGGAATGCctgatttatcaaatgcaaTCGTTGCCCAAGACGAGATGGGCAGACCATTTATCATAGTCAGAGATCAAGGAAAGAAACAGAGAAAACATGGAATTGAAGCCACCAAGTCACATATTTTAGCTGCTAGGTCAGTCgcaaaaattgtcaaaagtTCCTTGGGACCACGTGGCCTTGATAAAATCTTGATCAGCCAGGATGGAGACATTACCATAACCAACGATGGAGCAACTATTCTTTCGCAAATGGATTTGGACAATCAGATTGCAAAGCTTTTGGTTGAATTGTCAAGATCACAAGATGACGAGATTGGTGACGGTACTACaggtgttgttgtattggCTAGTGCATTGTTGGATCAAGCTTTAGAGTTGATCGAAAAGGGAATCCATCCAATCAAGATTGCCAATGGATTTGATGAGGCATGTAAAATCGCAGTGGAACAATTAAATCAAGTTGCTGATGAAGTTACGATTGACAATAAATCAAACCTTTTAAAGGCAGCAAAAACTTCCCTTggttcaaaaattgtttctAAAGCGCATGATCATTTTGCACACATGGCAGTCGATGCGGTCCTTGCTGTTGCCGATATAGATAGAAGAGATGTTGACTTTGAGCTAATCAAGGTGGAGAAGAAAGTTGGCGGGTCTGTGGAGgattccaaattgattaaaggTGTTTTATTAGATAAGGACTTTAGTCATCCACAAATGCCTAAAGAAGTAAGAAATTGTAAGATAGCTATCTTGACTTGTCCATTTGAACCTCCAAAGCCAAAGacaaaacacaaattaGATATCTCAACTGTGGAAGAGTTCGAAGTTTTACAGGAAtatgaacaaaagaagttCCAGGAGATGATTGATCTGGTAAAAGCTTCTGGTGCAAACGTTGTTGCTTGTCAATGGggatttgatgatgaagcaaATCATTTATTGTTAGCAAATGGGTTGAATGCGATTAGATGGATTGGGGGGTCTGAGTTGGAACTTTTAGCGATCGCCACAAATGGTCGTATAGTTCcaagatttgaagatttgacCGCCGATAAATTGGGAAAAGCCGGTGTTATCAAAGAGTTAGAATTCGGTACAACCAAAGATCATATGTTGGTGATTGAAGAGTGCTCCAACACTAAGGCGGTTACATGTTTTATCAGAGGTTCCAACGAAATGATTATATCTGAAGGAGTCAGGGCATTACACGACTCCTTATGTGTTGTTCGTAATTTGATCAGAGAGAATAGTGTTGTCTACGGTGGAGGTGCAGCTGAAATCACATGCTCATTGGCAGTATCGGAAGCTGCCGACAAACAAAAGggaattgatcaatatgCATTCAGGGCATTTGCAGCTGCGTTGGATACCATTCCCTTGACATTGGCTGAAAATTCAGGATTAGACCCTATCGAAACATTGAGTTATCTTAAGGCAAAACAGGTTAACGAAAATAATTCACGTTTGGGGGTTGACTGTCTAGGTAATGGAACCAACGACATGAAGGAATtatttgtaattgatcCATTAATTGGAAAGAAACAACAGTTGTTGTTAGCCACACAGTTGACGagaatgattttgaaaatcaacGATGTGATCATTAGCGGAACAGATGAGTATTGA
- a CDS encoding Rpa12 DNA-directed RNA polymerase I: MSVVGSLIFCTYCGDLLDSHSSTSEIKCTICSATYPKSKFANLKVVTKSSDEAFPSKLKSARSVVKTSLSKDELDEGATIKEKCPKCGNEEMQYHTLQLRSADEGATVFYTCPNCGYRFRTNN; this comes from the coding sequence ATGTCAGTGGTGGGATCATTAATATTTTGCACATATTGTGGAGACTTGCTAGATTCACACAGCTCTACGTCCGAGATCAAATGTACGATATGCCTGGCGACGTATCCTAAATCtaaatttgccaatttaAAAGTCGTTACCAAAAGCTCCGATGAAGCCTTCCCttcaaagttgaaactGGCCAGATCAGTTGTAAAGACAAGTTTGAGTAAAGATGAGCTAGATGAAGGAGCCACAATCAAAGAGAAGTGCCCCAAGTGTGGAAATGAAGAAATGCAATACCACACCTTACAACTTCGATCAGCTGATGAGGGTGCAACTGTGTTTTACACATGTCCAAATTGTGGCTACAGGTTCAGGACAAACAATTAA